Part of the Quercus lobata isolate SW786 chromosome 6, ValleyOak3.0 Primary Assembly, whole genome shotgun sequence genome, ataaattttccaaaaaaaaggttataacttataaccaacagcaaaacccttttttttttttttttccatttttgtcaTATGTGGTAGGCTTAGAAAGATATTTAGCACATAATTGAGTCACTTATGAACACTACCATAgcttttgaactttttttttcttcagaaaaCTTTCTAAGATAAGAAATTAATGTGGTTCTAAGGAAAtcagtgaattttttttttttttttaatttttgagaatGAAGGAAATCAATGAATTGGTTCAAAATTAGACTGATTCAAATCAGGGAAACAAGCATCATATTACTGCCAATGTGACAAAATAGgatccaaattcaaattcagCTATCTTAAAAAGGATTTTACATTAATTTTCGTTCTCGAACCACAACATTATAATTAAGCACAACAAAACAGTCTTCgacttaaataataataataataataatacgaCTATGtacaaatcaaaggaaaaagaaataggaAATCATGTACAACTCTTAGATTAGAGAGGAAAGGAAAATTTAAGCAGAGAAGAAACCATAGGAAGCAGCAAGACCAATCTGGGTTTTAGGCTCCAAAACCCACTTGAAAAGCTCCATTTTCTGGTTTCCAATCTTGGCCTTTACCCTCAAAGCCAAGGATGAAGCATAAGAAACAAAGTCAATCTCATACTCACCTTTAGCACCACCAGCTTTTCTTGCATCCTTGACCCTCCTCTCATACTCCTCAGCAACCAACATAGCAATATCagacatctctctctctctttgatttttgattttgagaaCCTTTTGAGTTTGGTTATTTATTAGTATCTCAAACTTAATTGACAAGAATATGACCTGGGACCCTATTTAAAGGACAAGACCAAGAGATGCATAGTTGAGAAGAAATGTGGATAAGGCTGACAGGTCGTGGTGTTGTTTGTTTtgtcactcttttttttttttttttttttggttgatggtATTTGCCTATTTGGTGGTTTTTGGACGTGGTTTAGTGGTTTCTCGTTCCTATGCACATAGGGAATGTACTGCCTCTGTATTGATATTTgatggtttttactttttagtggACATTGTTTGTGGGCcactttttgaaaatgaaaaagcGCGTCACAACGCAAGCAGTGTTTctaatttccttcttttcttttttttgaaatcagtgtttctaatttctattttattattatggttTCTGGAATCATGGTTGGATTCACACGCAATACTAAAGTTTAAATTACCTTTTTTTGGTCCAATCTAAAAGTATAATAACATTAAGGATTGGTTTAagtgctttttaaaaaaagatatatttatataaatgagTGTGACTATCATATTAATATGTCAtgtgattatcaaaaaatatatatatatgtcatgtATTATCACTCTTTTTCTTAGAATgtattctctcttttcaattaagggtctgtttgttTTGACTGAAAAAGATTTCAAGAAATCATTTTACACTCTTATATATGTTTGGTAAGCACAGGAAAATAGGGTCAATGGAAATTAATTTCAGCTTTGACTGTAAAATACCCCTCTCAAGCCGGAAATCAATTTCAGTTTCTATTTTACCTTTAAATGGTTTCCAACCCTTacagacaaagagagagagagagggggagagTGCAAGAAGAGAGAGCACACCCCTCCGGCCAGTCGAGCTCTGGCCAGCCCAGATCGTGCCGCCCCCATCGCTGCCCCCACTGCCCAGATCATGCGCCGaccaagctttttttttttttttctctctctcttcttcctcaacGCTTCTTCTCCTGATCTAGCCGTCACCGCTCAACGTCACTGATCTAGCTGTCATTGACCACTAGCCCACATTTGAGATCGACGGCACCGCCGTCTGGGCTGAGCCTCTCCCTCATCATTGATCCACCCCTCCCTCATCACTGATCATCCACCGGCAAGTCGCACCCACGACCCGATCTCTCTCTGTCCCTCTCTCACGATTGGtcttgtgattttgatttttttgttttgatttttgtttcttgtgttgtttatatattttgattctctgtaataatatttgtttggattataagaaaatgtgagaaatatggtaaaaatgggttttttagagcattttcaacaacacaaccaaacactagaaaatattttccaaagtattttttggaatgcaaccaaacacttgaaaatattttcacctgaaaatattttatactcaaccaaacacagcctaagatTATTTAgctaaacaaacaaattatGGTTTAAGAATTTTATAGCATGGGTGTTCATGTGATAACCTAGTGGTAATAACATCATTTATATTGTCTCATCCCCATCTTCCTTCTCTCCTATTATCTAACTAtcaaataagaagaagaatctcatgaagtgaaaaaaatttacttgaaaacttgattttttttctttaatttttgaaattgtattCTGTAAAACCAAATGACGACTTGATTATGTCTCCTTCTCTATCATGGTAACGGAGCTACATAGCTCCATGGAGCACTCACATTGAAGATATTAAATGacttaaaagttattttagcaaccaaaacacaaaaaataagttacatCAATGgtgctaaatctaaaaaatttagcaagtAAGCTACAGTAAAGTGTCTTTGACACTATACTCTAGCTCCAAAGTTATTAAAAGTACTATTTAAATGTGTTGAtagttgtgattgttgtttattgtgttggatatattattttattgtgttgtttataaaaaaaatgggttgaatgctaaaataaaatatgtgatGTTGGGTATATTattgtagacactcgattttgcacccatgctTTAATTTTGGAAGATGATTAAAATGACCAtttcaaatacccaaaaatattagttgcattacatgcattaaatcatttattgcatatcataaaaatgatctagAGATTCTAACAGTCGCAACGGTATGTCTGATTCCCGAATCGGATAAAGCTTTAGGAGTGCATGGATAATATGGAGGATATGGATGGTTTTGAGATTGACACtgctaataatatatatatatatatatatgtgtgtgtgtgtgtgttcattttgtttgttgtaTGTATCAATTattcaattgtttatttatttgctcaatgcttaaaaatcattttgttttgaatgGGATTGTAGAAATTGCATCAGTTTGTCCAATGCCTATGGAGGAGGATCCAAGCACCATTGTGTTGGATGATGATGAGTGATGTGCTACTCTTTGCTTAGAGTTAGTTAGTAGTTAATATTATGTAAGTATACTTGCTATTATCATTCCTTTgtgttaattataaatattttattgttcataaacgttttattattattaacacgtgtttattttgttttatttagtattttgtAGGAGTTCTAGAATGATGCATAGTGCACAAACTTACTGGACAAAGGACTTACAAGAATTAGCATTCTTTTGCCTATATGCTAATTatatttgtacatgttattggtAGTGGACTTTTCACTAATGGTAGTTATTTAGGTATTCATGGGTGGGATTATCATTAGGGATACAAGTAATTAGCATTCTTTTGCCCAAAtgctaatttaatttgtatatctTTCTTTTGGCATTTGTGGATAGCGACAAATGGTTCTGTAATACGTTATTAAGTGGATACATTAACGCTTATTGTTATTGTAACACCCCAAACCCATAACAAGGATTTAGATGCACAACCTGTCTTAGAAATaatcaacaataatataatGGAACAGAGCGTAATTAAATATCCACAAATAAACTTCAAATCCATCAATATCTTTCCTATGAAATCCATAGAAacaaaaactttaacaatagTCTCCAAATACAATCTCAAAGAGTTCCACAACTGTCAAACTcactatccaaaaaaataaaaaataaataaaaatactaaaacagtTCCCCAACTAACAAAGCTCCAAAAGAAGTCTTCAATCTAAGGCTCCACTAATCTACCATCAAAAAACATAGCACTGCTCTAATCTAAAAGGGTGGAAAAAGGGGGTGGGGGGTGAGCTAGAAGCCCAATAAGAGACTACATAATATGAGGATGTctctcaaaacaaaataatagtatctttgacaaaatataatatttacaaaacACTTACACATAGATTTAACAGTAATATAATAAATTCTGTAAATTGTCCGGAGTAAAACATTTTACTATAACactataatcaataaataaaataataaccactTTAGTTAGCCAAAATACACTAAATAGGTAGAAACAATATAGTAtagtaataaacaatttttccacttataaaggtcaataacaataaaacagTAGTTCGATATGGAAAACATTAGTCAGACAAAAACATAAGCTGCTAAACACTCGGTGGCTGATTCCCATGAGGAACAATAACACTAACCTCAAAGAGGCAACATTGGCTCCATAGAGCAAACAATAACACTACACCACACCACAATAACACTACATCGGCCAAAGACCAACACTTAACCCTATGTTGACAAAGGTTGCAGACTGTCTAACTAACcgtttgaaaacatttttactATATTACAATATTGCCAATAttaatcatatatcatataacaaatactttctcaaaaatatagtttttggaaacttcacttttgcaattatatatatatatatatatttaccaaaaatatatataaatatatacgtCTTTAGAGACGTCATGTTCTGAAGTCCACTTACCTCTAGTTGCTAATACTCGAAGTCTAGATCTAAAATCAAATGAGCTCTTCCTCCACACCTAAAAGTAAAGGAGTaacataattatataattaatccaCCTTGACGTATACCATAAGGATGTAAGGGACACTTCCTAATAATTTACTAGTCTTTAAACATCTCTACAATCCTCTATAACATATTACTTCTCCGTACTACTATTATGTCTTTGAGGCTAATAGAGGTATTACAACCCGTAAGGATACCATCTAATGAGAATATGCATGCTGGTGGTTCACCAAGATTTTCATCAAGTCCTAACAGGTTAATACCAATACCACCATTGTCTAGTTAAGTGTCAGATTGATGTTTTCTTTAAGATTTCATATAACACTTCAACACCACCATGAAATACTCTATAAGATCCAAATATATGTATAGCATCCATAAAAATCTCTACCCGTATCAATCTATTGCATGTACTGACTATtagaaatttaatataatacTTATATCAACCTTTGTTAGACCAAAGGCCTGCAAAGCCAACAGGTAATCAATATGATACAGCCCTCAGTACATGCTAAACATGTTTATAGAAACCCAAGAAAAGTTCAATGTACCATTCAATTGAATTAAATCAATGGGACATGGACCCATTATGATATTCCCTAACAATCATCCACCTTAGCCGATTGAGTACATTATCTATCTATTTTAACATGCTATAATAGACTGAAAGATCAAGTTCAACGTATAAAGAATTACCTCTACAGTTTCGTCCGCGTGAAGCTTAGCGATTAGGGAAATAGCAAGCCGCTgctctcaaaataaataaaagaaaaatcccttTCACGTGGCTGACTTAAAAATATCCAGTATGTGTACCTCTAAAATAAAACTCCAATTCAGTCTAGGAATATCAGTCCCACTCCAATTAGAATTCTCGAATAACACTCCTACTTGGGCTAGAGTTTAAGACCCACTAAACCTCAAATAAGCTTCCAAGACTTTAATTCACAATTAAACTCAAATTAAGGTTATTTAGATTGGCTAGGACTCTAAAGAATTCCAATAACGCTTAAACTCCTAATCCAAATAGGTTTTACTCTCTTATCCTTGTCCTTAAACAATAAGGAGACTAAAAGTTAAATATGAATAATCCACACAAAAATAACTATACAcgttacccctttttttttttatctttttttttatcataatataaaataatataacttccaaaataaattaaataattcatcaaCTCCACTCTAaaagcaattaaaataaatttaagtgaGACGGGTGTTACAGTTATTAACATTGACACACATAGTGACACTAATGATATTATATGCTACATGATAGTATTTTGGGAGTTGAACTCTTATTAAGgcaatttcaaattatttttgcatggtgattgaaatgaaaaaaattggataGTTTGTCATATGTGAACAAATTTGTTGAatagattttttatgtgaatagatttgttgaacattttttttttatgtgaatagatttttttttatgtgaacaAATTTCttgaacatattttttttatatgaacaaattttttaatgtgaacAGATTTGttgaacatatttttttttatgtgaacagattttttgttaatgtttCAAATCAAACCGATTAAACTGAGCCGATCAAACTGCACCGCTATAGGTCGAAATACCGACCCTAATCAATATGCACCggttttaattattacaaaatcGATCCCTATCGGTTCgataacaaatttgaaaaaaaattgatcaaatcgATTAAATTGAGCCGATCAAACCGCACCGCTATAGGTCGGAATACCGACCCTAATCGATATGCATcagttttaattattacaaaaccGATCCCTATCAGTTTggtaacaaatttgaaaaaagatCGAGCCAACTGAACTGGGCACACCCTACAATCTAATAAGGCTCACccaaccttaaaaaaaaaaaaaaaaaacactcagtCTCTCACATTTATATATCACATTTGGTTTAGATTCGCGATCTATCTCTCCAAAATGCACAATATCATCTAACTTTGTGAGAGCTGgaatgaatttttgtttattgattagtttttatttatcatGTAATTGgattttccctttttctttttttttttttcctttcccaaaCCCTAATTCTTCTTCTCATCATATTTTATAGTGGTTTTTGTCTTGCGTATCACCTCCCATTCATGCCATATTTTCACATGGTACCATATTTTTCAACCCAAGTTAACAACAAATGATGTTGGGGTGAAAGTGTGACAATAATTATAGTTTAGGGTACAAAATATGCATTCGAAAAGTTTAAGATATAAAGTAtaataagaaatataattttaggtGATAAAGCGTTGACATAAAATCCTATAAGAATATGGTGCAAAACCCAACTTTTACACCCTCCAATCTTAACATGCCGAATCATCatatcacatattaaaaaataggcACAATCACATTCGATCAATTTTAATACTTATctaaaaattcaacccaactagaaatttattgagatattattaAGCGTGATAAGATgtattaagtttttattttttaaagatgtattgaattttaaataattatgcGGAATTTCTTATTAGATGAATTTTATAAAGCACGTATCGCAGTCCATCCCAAACATTACCTATTTAATAAGGCCCAGCCCAACCAAAAAgacagagaaaaaaagaggaagtaTAAAGCACGTATCGCAGTCCATCCCCAACATAACACAACACACACTCGGTCTCGTTTCAGATTCACGAGTCACGCCCATATAATGGCGGTCGCTTACTTTATGTACAGGCCTCTGAGATCCtgtatgaattttttgtttattgattagtttttatttagCATGGAATTGgattttgtcttttgttttttttttttttttccttcccaaaCCCTAATTCCTCTTCTCATCCTGTTTTGCAGTGGTTTGTATCGGAATTGGTACTTTTCTTTATTGTCGCTTCCCACACGGGCCATTCCCTTATATTGACTCGCTTATTGAACGGTTTACAGCAGATGAATCTTCAATGGCAGAAAAAGAGTTACTagcaagaaaaagagaggcAAAAATCAAGTATGTCTGCTTTTACGATTTAAATATGCACGTACTAACTTATCTACTCAATATGTGATTTAAACTCAAGTTGGTGCTTAATATTATAGTTGGCCTTTCCTTTAGCAGGTCTTAAGAGTTCTTGGTACtgtatattttttcaaaataggttTGGTTCCTTCTGGAATTTGGCATTTATATAGCGGCTGCTTTAATGGTAATTGTTTTTAAGgacttaataataaattaataatgttTATCAGACCTTTCAGTTGGATTTATAGGCTTACCCATTGTAGTCAAAGGCGAGTCGGGCGCTCACCTAGGTGCCTTAGTGAGGCGCTTGCCTTTAGAGCCTAGGCGAGCAAGGCGCTATCAAAAAAGTAAAAGGTGCTAAGGCGTGAgcctcagttttttttttttttttttaattgtaatttatttatttattttttacagaaGTTTGTTGTGAAACCTACAATtagattattaatttaaaaaggcATGTTAACTTAATTTGCtcaaatttgttgtaaaacTTATTGTTATATAGAAGCTTGTTGTAAAATCTATTGTTAGAATAACTAAAGAGCCTAAACCATATTAATCctatttgaaataatttgataGACCTAATTTCTTCATGCAACACATTGAAATACATTTCATTATAATGTTTTAATACACTAGGTACATATGATTTAAGTTCTATttgtataataaatatattaagaatTTGATGCCTCGCTATACTCGGGCTAGCACCTTGTTGTCGACTCATGCCTCAGGTGATATAAGGCCTTGGTGCCATAAGGTAGCCTTTCGCCTTTGACTACCTAGGGCTTACCATAGAAATGAGATAGGGTGGAAGTTATTTATGATAATGTTGTAGATATGATGGGAATGATACGTGTAAAGCACCAACAATCATGACTCATTCATGTTGATTCTTGGACTCACTTGTCATGATTGAATGAATTTTTGTACTTTCTTATGTGTTCCCACTTACTAGAGCTTTTTGTATGAGGAATCCATATAATTTGGGGTTGAACATGTGCTTATCTTGGATTTTATATTATGTCAGTTTATAACATGCAAGACATGAGTTCAATTGTGGTAATTTAGGAGTTTAATAGTTTGTCTTATTTAGTACAGTTTCAAAACTATTAAATCGGTGAATTTAAGGATTTTTGTAAGGAGataaaattattctatttttacttttgagaatggaatttttattttgttcatggAGGGGTAATTGAGTTTCTaatagtttgtttgtttgtttgtttgtttttttttgtttttttttttttttttttttttttttttttttttttttttttttttttttaaaaaaaattattcaaagtTATTTTCCTTCTACTATCACTTCATTCTACAAGAAAATTTAGAATCATGCAACCGAAGACCTTGACAATTTTTGTAACACCTTCCTTAAATCCTTCTTTCTTAATGATAACTCTTCCATCTCACCCAACAccttaaattactaatttttctttcacttgaaccttataaatttacatatttcttttggtacattatatatatatatatatatatatttttgataaaaaaaaatctaattcacAGGAATCTTTGGGTGCGCATGCTTCTTAGATAATATGTAATGCCTTTTTAGTATAAGGAATGAATCCAGGTTGTTGGCATGCATCTCCTTAGTTCTGCTTAGCGTAATCATGATTGGACAGGTTAATTATTCATTTACTTGGTGGTTTTACATGTGGACAGTTTCTTGTGAATTGGAAGTCGAGGATTAGATCAGTATATTTTGTGTTGGTTAAACTATATTTGGGTCCCCCAAAATGTAGCCTTACCATCAATAAGGTCCTTGTAgtccttttttgttttcatcattAAAGTCGTCTTGTGGTTCTTATTGTAGCAATGCTAAACCTTAAGTTTATAATTTGTTGTCAAGTTGGTCTTCACAATCATCATATTTACCATGGCCCCATAAACATGACGCTAGGCTATAgttaaaataaatggaaaaaaaaatggtaagaaATCAAAAGGCAAAATGTGAAAGACCAATAAAAGACTTACATTCACAATAAAAGTCCCAAATTACACTTTGTCACTTTTACTATCAAATTTCTCTTATAATTACCCATTAAAGGGTATGAGTAGGATTGCATTATGCCTAATATGATAATGTTGAGATCATGATGGTGTTTTAATAGCATGATGACTCACATGACTATATAAAACTTCAACATGAATACATTATGTCCAAGATGGTGCAGAGGACGTgtcacttctttctttttccgtagattttgattttggcGATCCTTTTTACCATTTAAGGCTCCttccccctaggttttttattttttttttgggttcaaccTATGCAAAATTCTCCAACTTGATCTTGTGCTTCATTATGACCTCGTCCTATGCCCTTTGGCTACCAGTGTAGTTGTCCTTGGATCATAGTAGCCACTATTTGGGCATTGGTCCAGTAATCCTTAGCCCCTCCTTGTTGCAATATTCTGACGTTCATTTGTTGTCTATGTGTTGTCATCCATTGCCGGAGTCAACAATTTGCACAGTTTGTCCTACATTGTGTTTGATCCATTTTCCATCCAATCTAGTTGTTCATAGTCACCTTTAGCTTTTAGTCCAACCTGAAGGCATCACCAAGCTTttaccttgagtttgaggggggaaGTGTTAAAGACACTATGGTTTATGTGTTTAAAGATGCAATGTCTCAAGCAGACCAAGTATGTTGTAGACCCAACTCGGGTTAACCTTATTGCTATATTAGGGTTTCTTGTATGCACCATCCTAAATAGTCAAAAAGTAGCCGATTAGGCTTTCTTCTGTAGATATAGGCCATTTGGTCGAGCCATCTCAACCTGTATTCTCTATATCttgctttctcttctcttttcaatG contains:
- the LOC115994044 gene encoding uncharacterized protein LOC115994044 is translated as MAVAYFMYRPLRSLVCIGIGTFLYCRFPHGPFPYIDSLIERFTADESSMAEKELLARKREAKIKMDRIYHIIRKKGGAANSMTLGELAEDLKDFGGMWSNLAESKGNNMAES